Genomic segment of Capsicum annuum cultivar UCD-10X-F1 unplaced genomic scaffold, UCD10Xv1.1 ctg71723, whole genome shotgun sequence:
tgacttagagctacatcaaatggatgtgaaaacagccTTTCTGAATGGAAATTtagaggaagaagtttatatgaatcaacctgaggggttttctattaaaggaaaggaacacatggtgtgtaaacttaagaagtcaatatatggacttaaacaagcttcccgacaatggtatcttaagtttaatgaaacgattgtcacctttggatttaaagaaaacactgttgatcggtgtatatatctgaaggtcagtgggaataagtttattatgttagtcttgtatgttgatgacatcttgctggctactaatgatcttggtttGTTACATGGTAtcaagaaatatctctctaacaACTTTGAAATGAAATATATGGGTGAGGCATCCTATGtgattggaatagaaatattTCGAGATAGATCACAAGGATTGTTGGGATTATCTCAgaaaacctatattaataaagtattagagagatttagaatgGAAAAATGCTCATCAAGTCCCGTTCCAAGTCAGAAAGGAGATAAATTTAGTCTCAATCAATATCCAAAGAATGACTTGGAACgaaagcaaatgaaagatattccttatgcatcaatagttgggagtcttatgtatgcccaAACATGTACAAGACCAGACATCAGTTTTGCTGTTAGAATGCTGGGTCGATATCAAAGTAATCCTGGAATGGATCACTGGAAGGCTACAAAGAAAGTGTTGCGATACTTACAAGGaacaaaagatcatatgctcACTTATAAAAGATCTGATCATTTACATGTGGTTGGATATCAAGATTCAGATTATGCTGGTTGTGTGGATACAAGAAAATCCACATTTGAATATTTGTTTCTATTAGCTGGAGGAGAAATATCATGGAAGAGTGCGAAGCAGTCTGTTATAGCTGCATCCACTATGGAAGCTGAGTTTATGGCATGCTTTGAGGCCACAGTCCAGGCTAATTGGCTGCGGAATTTTATTTCAGGACTTGGACTAGTCGACAATATAGCCAGGCCActgaaaatttattgtgataatatCGCCGCAGTTTTCTTCTCTAAGAACGATAAGTATTCAAAAGGTGCTAAAcatatggaattgaaatactttttggttaaagaagaagtccagaaacataaattgtcaattgaacatattagcactaagcttatgattgctgatcctttgacgaaaggattaccgcccaaaatatttattgaacatgttgaaaggatgagtctt
This window contains:
- the LOC124894223 gene encoding secreted RxLR effector protein 161-like, translating into MLGRYQSNPGMDHWKATKKVLRYLQGTKDHMLTYKRSDHLHVVGYQDSDYAGCVDTRKSTFEYLFLLAGGEISWKSAKQSVIAASTMEAEFMACFEATVQANWLRNFISGLGLVDNIARPLKIYCDNIAAVFFSKNDKYSK